From the Carettochelys insculpta isolate YL-2023 chromosome 27, ASM3395843v1, whole genome shotgun sequence genome, one window contains:
- the MYO1F gene encoding unconventional myosin-If, giving the protein MGSKERFHWQSHNVKQSGVDDMVLLSKISEDAIVENLKKRFMDDYIFTYIGSVLISVNPFKQMPYFTDREIELYQGAAQYENPPHIYALTDNMYRNMLIDSENQCVIISGESGAGKTVAAKYIMGYISKVSGGGEKVQHVKDIILQSNPLLEAFGNAKTVRNNNSSRFGKYFEIQFSRGGEPDGGKISNFLLEKSRVVSQNENERNFHIYYQLLEGASQEQQQNLGLMSPDYYYYLNQSDTYKVDGTDDRSDFHETVNAMHVIGIAIEDQQLVLQIVAGILHLGNISFREEGNYAQVESPDLLAFPAYLLGIDKDRLNEKITSRKMDSKWGGRSESINVTLNVEQASYTRDALAKGLYARVFDFLVESINRAMQKPYEEYSIGVLDIYGFEIFQKNGFEQFCINFVNEKLQQIFIELTLKAEQEEYVQEGIKWTPIQYFNNKVVCDLIENKLNPPGIMSVLDDVCATMHATGEGADQTLLQKLQAAVGTHEHFNSWNSGFVIHHYAGKVSYDGNGFCERNRDVLFTDLIELMQSSEHGFIRMLFPERLDADKKGRPTTASSKIKKQANDLVNTLMKCTPHYIRCIKPNETKRPRDWEESRVKHQVEYLGLKENIRVRRAGFAYRRVFHKFLQRYAILTPETWPCWRGDERQGVQHLLQSVNMDSDQYQMGRSKVFVKNPESLFLLEEMRERKFDGFARVIQKAWRKHIAIRKYEQMREEASHILYNFKERRRNSINRNFVGDYLGMEDRPELRQFMAKRERIDFADSVTKYDRRFKPIKRDFILTPKYFYLIGREKVKKGPEKGQIKEVLKKKVEIQAVRRVSLSTRQDDFFILHEENADSFLESIFKTELLSLLCKRYEELTQRKLQLSFADTLQFRVKKEGWGGGGTRSVTFLRGQGNVAVLKAGGKTLTVSIGDGLPKNSKPTKKGIQQSGGHQRHPAPARSTQQAPPAPSGTCQNGAARFSRNDPQRQEQMYSPAHKQGRGPPATVLPKQGVSRRTKARPPSEQNLEFLNVPDQGVAGMQRRRSINQQPPPARRPKPQPKVVGPRCQAMYQYIGQDVDELSFNVGDVIDILLEDPSGWWKGRLHGKEGLFPGNYVKKI; this is encoded by the exons GGCAGCAAGGAGCGGTTTCACTGGCAGAGCCACAACGTCAAGCAGAGCGGCGTGGACGACATGGTCCTGCTCTCCAAAATCTCCGAGGATGCTATTGTGGAAAACCTTAAAAAGCGCTTCATGGACGATTACATCTTC ACCTACATCGGCTCGGTTCTCATCTCAGTCAATCCCTTCAAGCAGATGCCTTACTTCACCGACCGGGAGATTGAACTGTACCAAGGCGCG GCTCAGTATGAAAACCCACCGCACATCTACGCTCTGACGGACAACATGTACCGGAACATGCTGATCGACAGCGAGAACCAGTGCGTCATTATCAG TGGGGAAAGCGGGGCTGGAAAAACTGTGGCAGCAAAATACATCATGGGCTACATCTCCAAAGTGTCCGGAGGGGGGGAGAAAGTGCAG CACGTGAAGGACATCATCCTGCAGTCCAACCCGCTGCTGGAGGCCTTTGGGAACGCCAAGACCGTCCGCAACAACAACTCCAGCCGATTT GGGAAGTACTTTGAAATCCAGTTCAGTCGGGGTGGTGAGCCGGACGGAGGGAAGATCTCCAACTTCCTGCTGGAGAAATCCCGGGTGGTGAGCCAAAATGAGAACGAGAGGAATTTCCACATCTACTACCAG ctcctggaaggggcctcccaagagcagcagcagaaccTGGGGCTCATGAGCCCCGATTATTACTACTACCTGAACCAGTCTGACACCTACAAAGTGGACGGCACCGATGACCGGAGCGACTTCCACGAGACCGTG AATGCCATGCATGTGATAGGCATCGCCATAGAGGACCAGCAGCTGGTGTTACAGATTGTGGCTGGGATCCTCCACCTCGGCAACATCAGCTTCCGAGAAGAGGGCAACTATGCCCAGGTGGAGAGCCCTGACT TGCTGGCCTTCCCTGCCTATCTGCTGGGCATCGACAAGGACCGGCTTAATGAGAAGATCACCAGCAGGAAGATGGACAGCAAGTGGGGCGGCCGCTCAGAGTCCATCAACGTGACCCTCAATGTGGAGCAGGCATCCTACACCCGCGATGCCCTGGCCAAAGGGCTCTATGCGCGGGTCTTCGACTTCCTTGTGGAG TCCATCAACCGGGCCATGCAGAAGCCTTACGAGGAGTACAGCATCGGGGTGCTGGACATCTACGGCTTTGAAATATTCCAG AAAAACGGCTTTGAACAATTCTGCATTAACTTTGTGAatgagaagctgcagcagatcTTTATAGAGCTGACCCTTAAAGCAGAGCAG GAAGAGTATGTGCAGGAGGGGATCAAGTGGACCCCGATCCAGTATTTCAATAACAAAGTGGTGTGTGACCTGATAGAGAACAAGCTG AACCCTCCTGGGATCATGAGCGTCCTCGATGACGTCTGTGCCACCATGCATGCGACGGGGGAAGGGGCAGACCAGACCCTCCTGCAGAAGCtccaggcagctgtgggcacaCACGAGCACTTCAACAGCTGGAACTCGGGCTTTGTCATACACCACTATGCAGGCAAG GTCTCCTACGACGGGAATGGCTTCTGTGAGCGGAACCGGGATGTGCTCTTCACCGACCTGATAGAGCTCATGCAGAGCAGCGAGCA TGGTTTCATCCGGATGCTTTTCCCAGAAAGACTAGATGCCGACAAGAAAGGCCGGCCGACCACGGCCAGCTCCAAGATCAAG AAACAGGCCAACGACCTGGTGAACACGCTCATGAAGTGCACACCCCACTACATCCGCTGCATCAAACCCAACGAGACCAAGAGACCCCGGGACTGGGAGGAGAGCAG GGTGAAGCACCAGGTGGAATATCTCGGGCTGAAAGAGAACATCCGTGTGCGCAGGGCAGGCTTTGCCTATCGACGGGTCTTTCACAAGTTCCTCCAAAG GTACGCCATCCTGACTCCGGAGACATGGCCGTGCTGGCGGGGGGACGAGCGCCAGGGTGTGCAGCACCTGCTGCAGTCTGTCAACATGGACAGCGACCAGTATCAGATGGGCCGGAGCAAGGTGTTTGTCAAGAACCCGGAGTCG CTCTTTCTGCTGGAGGAGATGCGGGAGCGGAAATTCGATGGCTTTGCCCGAGTTATCCAGAAGGCCTGGCGGAAGCACATTGCCATCCGGAAGTACGAACAGATGCGAGAGGAGG CTTCCCATATCCTGTACAATTTCAAGGAGAGGAGAAGGAACAGCATCAACCGGAACTTTGTGGGCGATTACCTGGGCATGGAGGACAGGCCGGAGCTGCGCCAGTTCATGGCCAAGAGGGAGCGGATCGACTTCGCTGACTCAGTCACCAAGTACGACCGGAGATTCAAG CCCATCAAGCGGGACTTCATCCTGACCCCAAAGTACTTCTACCTGATTGGCCGGGAGAAGGTCAAGAAGGGTCCCGAGAAGGGccagatcaaggaggtgctgaagAAGAAGGTGGAGATCCAGGCCGTGCGCAGAGTCTCGCTCAG CACGAGGCAGGATGACTTCTTCATCCTTCACGAGGAGAACGCCGACAGCTTCCTGGAGTCCATCTTCAAGACGGAACTCCTCAGCCTGCTGTGCAAACGCTATGAGGAGCTGACCCAGCGCAAGCTGCAGCTCAGCTTCGCTGACAC ACTACAGTTCCGAGTGAAGAAGGAGGGCTGGGGCGGAGGCGGCACCCGCAGTGTGACGTTCCTGAGGGGCCAGGGCAATGTGGCCGTGCTCAAAGCAGGAGGCAAGACGCTGACTGTCAGCATCGGGGACGGGCTCCCCAAGAACTCCA AGCCCACGAAGAAAGGAATCCAGCAGAGTGGAGGCCACCAGCGGCACCCGGCGCCCGCCAGAAGCACCCAGCAGGCCCCCCCAG CTCCTTCAGGGACCTGCCAGAATGGAGCTGCCCGGTTCTCTCGGAATGACCCCCAGCGGCAGGAGCAGATGTACTCCCCAGCCCACAAACAGGGGCGGGGGCCTCCTGCCACTGTGCTGCCCAAACAGGGCGTGAGCCGCAGGACCAAGGCGAGACCCCCCTCGGAGCAGAACCTGGAGTTCCTGAATGTGCCCGACCAAGGCGTGGCGGG